A single region of the bacterium genome encodes:
- a CDS encoding NAD(+)/NADH kinase, with amino-acid sequence MQRIGIIANLNKPQAKPVVRRLIAYLEKKQKTVFVEERLGECIHRQQNRVPLQALAKHSELIIVLGGDGTLLYAARNRALGSRPVLGINLGSLGFLANVAVTELEPTLELVLRKKYQLQPRMMLTAKIVQTEPEVQQISARKKKILSSVHPNTCFSAQSFLALNDIVITKEALARIIELTIYINEEFVARYQADGVIIATPTGTTAHSLSAGGPIVHPNQQAIVITPICPHTLSNRPLIISANDEISIAVHTPEQAVYLTLDGQEGIPLLAKQYVLVKKAKESVNLIMPVNKSYFEVLRTKLHWGGR; translated from the coding sequence ATGCAAAGAATTGGCATTATTGCTAATTTAAATAAACCACAGGCGAAACCGGTTGTCCGCCGGTTAATTGCGTATCTTGAAAAAAAGCAAAAAACGGTTTTTGTTGAAGAGCGATTGGGTGAATGTATTCATCGTCAACAAAATCGGGTTCCGTTGCAAGCGTTAGCAAAACACTCTGAGTTAATCATTGTTCTTGGAGGAGATGGGACACTACTGTATGCAGCCAGGAATCGCGCGCTTGGTTCTCGTCCGGTTCTTGGGATTAATCTCGGTTCTCTTGGTTTTCTAGCGAACGTTGCCGTTACTGAATTAGAACCGACCTTAGAACTTGTTTTGCGCAAAAAGTATCAACTCCAACCACGGATGATGCTTACAGCCAAAATTGTACAAACCGAACCAGAAGTTCAGCAAATCAGCGCTAGGAAGAAAAAGATTTTGTCATCTGTTCATCCGAATACCTGTTTTTCAGCTCAATCTTTCCTGGCATTGAATGATATCGTCATCACGAAAGAAGCGCTTGCGCGAATTATAGAGTTGACCATATATATCAACGAGGAGTTTGTTGCTCGATATCAAGCTGATGGTGTGATTATTGCAACTCCGACCGGGACCACAGCACATTCATTATCTGCCGGAGGACCGATTGTACATCCGAACCAACAAGCGATTGTGATTACTCCAATATGTCCCCATACATTAAGTAACCGACCGCTGATCATTTCTGCAAATGACGAGATTTCTATTGCAGTGCATACTCCGGAACAAGCGGTTTATTTAACGCTTGATGGACAAGAAGGAATTCCGCTTTTAGCGAAACAGTATGTTCTCGTGAAGAAAGCAAAAGAATCAGTCAATTTGATTATGCCAGTGAATAAAAGTTATTTTGAAGTTTTACGTACCAAACTCCATTGGGGCGGTAGATAA
- a CDS encoding ATP-binding protein, with amino-acid sequence MKIRTKLSIAFVIVSIIPMVIAVYLAITVNIRLLRTAVYNQLTSTIPFIEQSKKRYLTRTESAARLLASNPQVIKAIRNRDKLMLEREFKQVLERIGVHEVVYLNPAQLQSDFFPKGNKIQQVSNPVWQGYLPPAIEPRRGLMMVTVYKIEYNGKLLGGVRVGYQFEKNIAEGIMATSGVNAAVFPIDSAAFKKIASTQLLNRLVHQGLSYYATEFLISDIQYQALFIPLKSSRGETNAVVFLGLPQQPIDKLWNKYRNMFYFVTIVSGGIFAIIIAWFMARGFSKPIRELAGGAEQIAAGNFEQRIPIRSRDELGELASTFNHMAQKLYEHRLIEEQLRLKDKLAALGQLSAGLAHEIRNPLTIIKNAAELIQRKFDPQTSEYKQIQYYILDEANRVNLLITDFLTFAKPRPPNMVQCNVETIIDRTLTLARSQLVKQAYQIEWHNQTSAEDYLSVDLQQIQQVFLNLILNACQAMPSGGKLTITAFRANVTEVGVSFSDQGVGIPHANQSKIFDPFFTTKEEGTGLGLAIAHQIIETHGGRIEVSSEPNRGTTFTVYLPLVRRES; translated from the coding sequence ATGAAGATAAGAACCAAACTAAGTATCGCCTTTGTAATCGTTAGCATCATCCCAATGGTTATCGCGGTTTATTTAGCAATTACCGTTAATATTCGTCTCTTGCGTACCGCAGTGTATAATCAACTAACTTCTACTATTCCGTTTATTGAGCAGAGCAAAAAACGGTATTTAACGAGAACGGAATCAGCGGCACGGCTGCTAGCATCGAATCCACAGGTGATTAAGGCGATTCGAAATAGAGATAAATTGATGCTAGAACGTGAATTTAAGCAGGTACTAGAACGTATCGGAGTTCATGAAGTGGTTTATTTAAATCCAGCGCAATTACAATCGGATTTTTTTCCGAAAGGAAATAAAATCCAGCAGGTTAGTAACCCTGTTTGGCAAGGGTATCTACCTCCAGCAATTGAACCTCGTCGTGGGCTGATGATGGTGACCGTATACAAAATTGAGTATAACGGAAAACTCCTTGGTGGAGTTCGGGTTGGGTATCAATTTGAAAAGAATATTGCTGAAGGTATCATGGCAACGAGTGGAGTAAATGCAGCAGTTTTCCCGATAGATAGTGCTGCATTTAAGAAAATCGCTTCAACCCAACTATTGAATCGACTGGTTCACCAAGGTCTTTCGTATTATGCAACAGAATTCCTAATTTCTGACATTCAATACCAAGCATTGTTTATCCCGTTGAAAAGTTCTCGCGGCGAAACGAACGCAGTGGTTTTTCTTGGATTACCCCAACAGCCGATTGATAAATTATGGAATAAATATCGGAATATGTTCTATTTTGTTACGATAGTTTCCGGTGGAATTTTTGCAATTATTATTGCATGGTTTATGGCACGTGGATTTTCTAAACCGATTCGGGAACTTGCTGGAGGTGCCGAACAAATTGCTGCAGGAAATTTTGAACAAAGAATTCCAATTCGTTCACGCGATGAACTCGGTGAATTAGCCAGTACATTTAATCATATGGCACAAAAACTATATGAACATCGCCTGATTGAAGAGCAACTCCGATTGAAAGATAAACTGGCAGCGCTCGGCCAGCTTTCCGCAGGGTTAGCGCACGAGATTCGAAATCCGTTAACGATTATCAAAAATGCAGCTGAATTAATTCAACGAAAATTTGATCCGCAAACATCGGAATATAAACAAATCCAATATTATATTCTTGATGAGGCTAATCGAGTAAACTTATTGATTACGGATTTTTTAACTTTTGCAAAACCACGTCCTCCAAATATGGTACAATGTAACGTGGAAACAATTATTGACCGAACACTCACATTAGCGCGGAGTCAGTTGGTTAAACAAGCGTATCAAATCGAATGGCACAATCAGACTAGTGCCGAAGATTATCTTTCAGTTGATTTGCAACAAATCCAGCAAGTGTTTCTGAATCTGATTTTGAACGCATGTCAAGCGATGCCTAGCGGTGGGAAATTAACTATAACTGCATTTCGTGCGAATGTTACCGAAGTCGGCGTATCATTTTCAGACCAAGGCGTTGGAATACCGCATGCAAATCAATCAAAGATATTCGACCCGTTTTTTACGACCAAAGAGGAAGGTACTGGATTAGGACTTGCAATTGCACATCAGATTATTGAAACGCATGGCGGCAGAATCGAGGTAAGTTCTGAACCGAATAGAGGCACGACGTTTACGGTTTATTTGCCATTGGTTAGGCGTGAGAGTTGA
- a CDS encoding sigma-54 dependent transcriptional regulator — protein sequence MFTILIIDDEIRLCEVLQMALEQKGYEVKIAHNAEQALVVLKQTTVDLVVSDIRMPGMNGLDLLKTIKEIDVTIPVILMTAFATVESAITALREGAFDYLLKPFDKLDTVELTVAKAIQWRRLLIENQYLRQEINQQHPFKQIIGTSPAMQQVFELIRRVAPTSSTVLITGESGTGKELVARAIHESSPRAGMPMIKVNCVAIPDTLLESELFGHIRGAFTDAISTRPGKFELADKSTIFLDEIGDMSLALQSKLLRVLQEREFEPVGGTMPKKVDVRVIAATNRPLRELVNRGTFREDLYFRLNIVPIHIPPLRERREDIPLLAEYFLRKFCEKTGKKISRISPEVIKLLKFHSFPGNVRELENLIERAVVLCQKEQLEPADFYLGAEEMPGRKIASAEVFPSPEQDIGIQITNYQEAKRKVLASFERQFFTAALRACHGNISRAAESVGMHRKNFYEKLNRYKINPEEFQ from the coding sequence ATGTTTACGATTTTGATTATTGATGATGAAATTCGACTTTGCGAAGTTCTGCAAATGGCTTTAGAACAAAAAGGATACGAAGTTAAGATTGCCCACAACGCAGAACAAGCACTTGTGGTATTAAAACAGACCACTGTAGATTTAGTCGTATCGGATATTCGCATGCCAGGAATGAATGGTTTAGATTTATTGAAAACGATTAAAGAGATTGATGTAACTATTCCCGTGATTTTGATGACAGCATTTGCCACGGTAGAATCTGCAATTACCGCTTTGCGTGAAGGGGCATTCGATTATTTACTTAAACCATTTGATAAACTCGATACTGTTGAGTTAACTGTAGCGAAAGCAATTCAATGGCGGCGGCTGCTTATTGAGAATCAATATTTACGGCAGGAAATTAACCAGCAGCATCCGTTTAAACAAATTATCGGAACGAGTCCGGCAATGCAGCAGGTATTTGAGCTTATCCGCCGGGTTGCTCCGACGTCGAGTACCGTTTTAATTACCGGCGAAAGTGGGACCGGGAAGGAACTAGTAGCTCGAGCTATTCATGAATCAAGTCCACGTGCCGGAATGCCAATGATAAAAGTGAATTGCGTTGCGATACCAGATACGTTGTTGGAAAGTGAACTATTCGGTCATATACGCGGTGCGTTTACCGATGCCATCTCAACTCGTCCTGGCAAATTCGAACTTGCGGATAAAAGCACCATTTTTCTCGATGAGATAGGCGATATGAGTTTAGCATTGCAATCGAAATTATTACGCGTTCTGCAGGAACGAGAGTTTGAACCCGTAGGAGGAACTATGCCGAAAAAGGTTGATGTGCGAGTTATTGCCGCAACCAATCGTCCGCTGCGAGAATTGGTTAATCGGGGAACGTTTCGTGAAGATTTATATTTTCGTTTAAATATTGTTCCAATTCATATTCCACCGTTACGTGAACGACGGGAAGATATACCGTTACTAGCGGAATATTTTCTACGGAAATTCTGTGAAAAAACAGGGAAAAAAATCAGTCGAATTTCGCCGGAAGTAATCAAATTGCTAAAGTTCCATTCATTTCCGGGAAATGTTCGTGAATTAGAGAATTTAATCGAGCGCGCTGTGGTTTTATGTCAGAAGGAACAGTTAGAACCAGCGGATTTTTACCTCGGTGCGGAAGAAATGCCGGGTCGCAAAATTGCTTCGGCAGAAGTTTTTCCATCGCCGGAACAAGATATCGGAATCCAAATAACAAATTATCAGGAAGCCAAGCGGAAGGTTCTGGCGTCGTTCGAACGGCAATTTTTTACCGCAGCGTTACGCGCTTGCCATGGAAACATATCACGAGCAGCAGAGTCGGTTGGGATGCATCGAAAAAATTTTTATGAAAAATTAAACCGGTATAAAATTAACCCGGAAGAATTTCAGTGA
- a CDS encoding peptidylprolyl isomerase gives MNYRINKQFPRFGIVSMFFLFLSTCALCAGNIVARIDQDTITVQDFIKEWEDQERPELSTATTAESQQEKREVLNQLVDRHLLFLQAKKERITVDPQLIEQMITVEKANYPTESEFIKSLRKKGFSLKEYREYLADDLRIRQLLLRHVYSHVTVTDEEVKLVYTLNSARYISPEKVRLRTIFIKVPTTATAEEKGEKLAKAKLALMKLKLGSAFEDIAKTFSDSENAARGGDAGYVTREMLEKAPEVCNIAFSLDIGEISDVIETKYGYYILKVEGKVAARGKSFWEVRDQIRTELTRERVTARFNQYLAELRTQYSIELFPENLP, from the coding sequence ATGAACTATCGAATTAACAAACAATTTCCAAGGTTTGGAATAGTAAGCATGTTTTTTTTGTTCTTGAGTACGTGCGCTTTATGTGCAGGGAATATCGTTGCGCGAATTGACCAGGACACAATCACCGTTCAGGATTTTATCAAAGAATGGGAAGACCAGGAGCGACCGGAATTATCTACGGCGACAACTGCAGAATCTCAGCAGGAAAAACGGGAAGTATTAAACCAGCTCGTTGACCGACATCTATTATTTTTACAAGCGAAAAAAGAAAGAATTACTGTTGATCCGCAACTAATTGAACAAATGATCACCGTCGAAAAAGCAAATTATCCGACCGAATCAGAGTTTATTAAGTCTTTACGAAAAAAAGGTTTTTCTCTTAAAGAATATCGGGAATATCTCGCAGATGACCTTCGCATCCGTCAACTTCTTTTGCGTCATGTATATTCACACGTTACCGTTACCGATGAAGAAGTTAAACTGGTATATACCTTAAATTCAGCTCGTTATATTTCACCAGAAAAAGTTCGATTGCGGACAATTTTTATTAAAGTTCCGACAACCGCAACCGCTGAAGAAAAAGGAGAAAAATTGGCAAAAGCAAAACTAGCGTTGATGAAACTCAAACTCGGGTCAGCGTTTGAAGATATAGCTAAAACCTTCTCGGATAGCGAGAATGCGGCTCGAGGCGGTGATGCTGGGTACGTTACTCGTGAGATGCTGGAAAAAGCACCAGAAGTCTGCAATATTGCGTTTTCACTTGATATCGGAGAAATTAGTGATGTGATTGAGACGAAATACGGCTATTATATTCTTAAAGTTGAAGGGAAAGTTGCTGCGCGTGGAAAAAGTTTTTGGGAGGTGCGTGATCAGATTCGAACTGAGTTAACTCGCGAACGAGTTACCGCACGATTTAACCAGTATCTAGCTGAATTGCGTACCCAATATTCAATCGAATTATTTCCAGAAAATTTACCATAA
- the recJ gene encoding single-stranded-DNA-specific exonuclease RecJ, whose amino-acid sequence MRKWILAKPDTNTVHNLVERTGMSRLLALLLVNRNIVVPESVTEELMPSFDLLHDPFMFPQMDRAVHRVIQAISQKTPILIYGDYDADGLTGTALLYSCLRKYTDRVYYYIPHRIEEGYGLNTTAVEKAKRDNINLIITVDCGITALEEAELAKQLHIDLIITDHHIGIDVLPRATAILHTQAPDTPERYRELAGVGVAYKFAQAISAMVEHRRELAKFELIDALDLVAIGTICDVVSLVGENRLLTKFGIQQLQRTTRPGLRALLAISRLGNKHISASQVAFSLGPRLNAAGRIAHSDTALRLLLSDSPEQANELAHKVDELNRDRRQLESELFTRAEEKILSETDLIRNRAIVLWNESWHQGILGVVAGKIAEKYQRPVALLGFDGVRWSGSVRSIDGFDLISALRCCDSLTNYGGHAKAAGIAVDPANLNLFCEQFYTVANQRMAKLELISPLAIDAEVNLAELSFKFLKEELPRLEPFGMGYPEPTFLVRHATISDEPKLMKEKHLKFRIRSPENISCTGMMYRYVDHEPDSVPITYGETYDIVFTPRLHSYQGTETIELVIKDIRPSQ is encoded by the coding sequence ATGAGAAAATGGATTTTAGCAAAACCCGATACCAATACGGTTCATAATCTTGTCGAACGAACCGGGATGTCACGATTGCTTGCCCTGCTATTAGTGAATCGCAACATTGTGGTTCCGGAATCTGTTACTGAAGAACTTATGCCATCGTTTGACCTTCTACACGATCCATTTATGTTTCCACAGATGGACCGTGCGGTGCATCGAGTAATTCAAGCCATTTCCCAAAAAACTCCTATCCTAATCTACGGTGACTATGACGCGGATGGATTAACCGGCACTGCGCTATTATATTCTTGTTTACGCAAATATACTGACCGAGTATACTACTATATTCCCCATCGGATTGAAGAAGGATACGGACTGAATACAACAGCAGTTGAAAAGGCAAAACGAGATAATATCAATTTGATTATAACCGTAGATTGTGGAATTACCGCACTTGAGGAAGCCGAATTAGCGAAACAATTACATATAGATTTAATTATTACCGATCACCATATCGGCATCGACGTTCTGCCGAGGGCGACGGCTATTCTCCATACTCAAGCGCCGGATACTCCAGAACGATATCGCGAATTAGCGGGTGTTGGTGTAGCGTATAAATTCGCGCAAGCGATCTCTGCAATGGTTGAGCACCGGCGGGAACTAGCGAAATTCGAATTAATAGATGCATTAGACTTAGTTGCTATTGGTACCATTTGTGATGTTGTTTCGTTAGTAGGCGAAAATCGGTTATTAACCAAATTCGGAATTCAGCAGTTGCAACGAACAACCCGCCCGGGTCTACGAGCATTATTAGCTATTTCGAGATTAGGAAATAAACACATTTCCGCGTCGCAGGTAGCGTTTAGTCTAGGGCCGCGATTAAATGCAGCCGGGCGAATAGCACATTCTGATACGGCATTGCGTTTATTACTTAGCGATAGTCCGGAACAAGCAAATGAACTTGCCCACAAAGTGGATGAGTTAAACCGCGATCGGCGTCAACTTGAATCCGAACTGTTCACTAGAGCTGAAGAAAAAATTCTTTCGGAAACAGATTTAATTCGAAATCGAGCGATAGTGTTATGGAATGAATCTTGGCATCAAGGTATTTTGGGGGTCGTCGCCGGCAAGATTGCGGAAAAATATCAGCGGCCAGTAGCGTTGTTAGGATTTGATGGAGTTCGCTGGTCAGGTTCGGTTCGTAGCATTGATGGCTTCGATTTGATTTCCGCGTTACGGTGCTGTGATTCGCTGACAAATTACGGTGGGCACGCAAAAGCAGCAGGTATTGCTGTTGATCCTGCGAACTTGAATCTATTTTGCGAACAGTTTTATACGGTAGCAAATCAACGAATGGCTAAACTCGAACTGATATCACCGCTTGCAATAGATGCAGAAGTAAATCTTGCGGAATTATCATTCAAATTCCTGAAAGAAGAGCTGCCGCGACTAGAACCATTCGGAATGGGGTATCCGGAACCAACATTTTTAGTTCGTCACGCAACCATAAGCGATGAACCTAAATTAATGAAGGAGAAACATCTTAAATTCCGTATTCGTAGTCCGGAGAATATCTCCTGTACGGGAATGATGTATCGTTATGTAGATCACGAACCGGATTCAGTTCCGATAACCTATGGGGAAACATACGATATCGTTTTTACGCCACGACTGCATTCCTATCAGGGAACAGAAACAATTGAATTAGTAATTAAAGATATTCGGCCATCCCAATAG
- a CDS encoding type II secretion system protein GspG, producing MTLKKIFGWLVFLGILCGVVYFFWEPGKLIISNLIREYTPAPTRPPEQAAAGFGIAIDQAADGLTGATQVGALQRAKTKISDAELAVIRNAVFEFQSRFNRMPNNLDELQQTGSLSGSSGLNDPWGTKYQSKLVNNKFYIITAGPDKAFGTSDDQEIEINR from the coding sequence ATGACATTAAAAAAAATTTTTGGTTGGCTTGTTTTTCTTGGGATACTCTGCGGGGTGGTTTACTTCTTCTGGGAACCAGGAAAACTGATTATTTCGAATCTGATTAGAGAATATACACCAGCACCAACGCGGCCACCAGAACAAGCAGCGGCTGGGTTCGGTATTGCGATTGATCAAGCAGCGGACGGATTAACCGGCGCAACTCAGGTTGGGGCTCTGCAGCGCGCGAAAACGAAAATTTCCGATGCAGAACTTGCGGTAATTCGCAATGCGGTATTTGAATTTCAAAGCCGATTTAACCGAATGCCGAATAATCTTGACGAGCTCCAGCAAACCGGGAGTTTATCAGGTTCTTCAGGGTTAAACGACCCGTGGGGAACAAAATATCAATCGAAATTAGTGAATAATAAGTTCTATATCATAACGGCGGGACCGGATAAAGCGTTCGGTACTTCTGACGACCAGGAAATTGAAATTAACCGATAA
- a CDS encoding DUF401 family protein, translated as MLYPLISLMGCLILIIILVRVKCDLGIALLIGTAVLGMSVTFSFFKTGLAIWQSIIDKDTLYLIAVILLIQFFGDLLEKLGYLDRFVSGLKKLFVDNRLILAIIPAVGGLLPMPGGAMLTAPMVDTVAQNTNLTPEQKTFYNYWFRHVWEYILPLYPGVILSSVIFKVPVRQIIYSLFPLTLSAITTGLVYIYATSHAGKNIVSTERERLVSIKSILQGVWPILVIVSSVLIFKADLFTTLLLILPLVTLINHVGPKLAWETARETVSYSTITLVFGVMAFKWMLEVTEIVSIIPEFLSQLNFIPPAIIFLVPFIIGLITGVTQAFVGVAFPVVLPFMLTPELNMNYVMLGYAGGFIGVLLSPVHLCLILTNEYFNADLFKTYRQMLIPIIIVTLIAIILVIVRSW; from the coding sequence ATGCTCTATCCTTTAATTAGTCTAATGGGTTGCCTAATTCTCATTATTATTTTAGTTCGGGTAAAGTGTGATTTAGGAATTGCTTTGCTCATCGGTACTGCAGTATTAGGAATGTCAGTTACCTTTTCATTTTTCAAAACCGGACTTGCAATTTGGCAAAGTATCATCGACAAAGATACGCTATATTTGATAGCGGTAATACTCTTAATCCAATTTTTCGGCGATTTATTGGAAAAGTTAGGGTATCTTGACCGATTCGTCTCTGGGCTTAAGAAACTTTTTGTCGATAACCGTCTAATTCTTGCAATAATCCCAGCAGTAGGCGGGTTGCTTCCCATGCCAGGCGGCGCTATGCTAACCGCACCAATGGTTGACACGGTTGCCCAGAATACAAATCTAACTCCGGAACAGAAAACGTTCTATAACTATTGGTTCCGTCACGTCTGGGAATATATTTTACCCTTATATCCCGGGGTGATATTAAGTAGCGTGATTTTCAAGGTGCCGGTACGTCAGATCATCTATAGTTTATTCCCGCTAACATTAAGTGCGATTACCACCGGATTAGTCTATATTTATGCAACGTCACATGCGGGGAAAAATATCGTTTCAACGGAACGAGAACGACTCGTAAGTATCAAATCTATTTTGCAAGGAGTATGGCCAATTCTCGTTATTGTCAGTAGTGTGCTCATATTCAAAGCAGATTTATTCACAACTCTTCTTCTAATTCTGCCGTTAGTCACCTTAATAAATCATGTTGGTCCAAAACTTGCTTGGGAAACCGCGCGAGAAACTGTTTCTTATTCAACAATAACATTAGTTTTCGGCGTTATGGCATTCAAATGGATGCTGGAAGTAACCGAAATTGTTAGCATTATTCCCGAATTTCTATCGCAACTAAACTTTATCCCACCAGCTATCATTTTTCTGGTACCCTTTATTATCGGATTAATTACTGGGGTTACGCAAGCATTCGTTGGGGTAGCGTTTCCGGTTGTACTTCCGTTTATGCTAACGCCGGAGTTGAATATGAACTATGTTATGCTTGGATACGCTGGTGGGTTTATCGGGGTTTTATTATCGCCCGTACATCTCTGTTTGATTTTAACCAACGAATATTTTAACGCAGATTTATTCAAAACGTACCGGCAAATGCTTATCCCGATTATTATCGTCACGCTTATTGCGATCATACTTGTCATCGTTCGTTCCTGGTAA
- a CDS encoding glycosyltransferase family 39 protein — protein sequence MIFQENKKSLPILLVLLLAIFVRLIGLQYGLPDDFRPDERNIIQTAVRFGATGDFNPHVFVYPSLYYYTLFIVYSITYFVLYLFQHISWHQFWSIPLLMPTAMVTLARLTTVIFSVATVYLVYRLGKDAYNQMVGLLSAFLLSLTYLHVRDSHFGTTDVPSTFFFMLALWFAVRLVRKPVLQNFLWFGIFAGLAIGTKYNTGMILVALLTSYYLVIRNRSISDKEKRNKYSYYLTIAILATGVAFIISTPFALLDFSTFKSDFMANVHNLRYGHRGIDLGLGWGYHLKFTLYHGLGLPYVLAAGIGLAYALWKRTAVDYILVIQTICYYVWISSGKTVFVRYLIPLMPLIAILTARWISEMVTEFSLRKPIMNYGSSTLVSLIILSGSIYNLSYFDYLLQQKDTRTLAREWIQATIPPQTKIAMDGWQGKPQLNETEYQLVYIGMPDNKKDWVQPKYIDELIYGYNVEILVIDYHPLPYSTPPHYLQGYQPGRLLANIAPVTPELSGFGRAVFDMQDAFYIPYGNFAGYRRGGPWIRIYDITR from the coding sequence ATGATATTCCAGGAAAATAAAAAGAGTCTCCCGATTTTACTAGTTCTTCTGCTAGCGATATTTGTTCGCCTGATTGGCTTGCAGTACGGACTACCGGACGATTTCCGACCAGATGAACGAAACATTATTCAGACTGCGGTTCGATTCGGAGCAACCGGTGATTTTAATCCGCACGTTTTTGTATATCCGAGTTTATACTATTATACGTTGTTTATTGTCTATAGTATAACTTATTTTGTACTATATTTATTCCAACATATTAGCTGGCATCAATTCTGGTCAATACCCTTATTAATGCCGACCGCGATGGTAACCCTAGCGCGATTAACTACGGTTATATTCAGCGTTGCAACGGTATATCTGGTATATCGACTGGGGAAAGATGCGTATAATCAAATGGTCGGACTACTTTCCGCATTTTTGTTATCTTTAACTTATTTGCATGTTCGCGATTCCCATTTTGGAACAACCGATGTTCCGAGCACGTTCTTCTTTATGTTAGCATTATGGTTTGCAGTCCGACTTGTTCGAAAGCCGGTTTTACAAAATTTTCTCTGGTTCGGTATCTTCGCTGGTCTCGCTATCGGAACAAAATATAATACCGGAATGATTCTGGTTGCATTACTAACCAGTTATTATCTGGTTATTAGAAACCGGAGCATCTCCGACAAAGAAAAACGGAATAAGTATAGTTATTATTTAACTATAGCGATTTTAGCGACAGGGGTAGCATTTATTATTTCAACACCATTTGCACTACTCGATTTTTCAACGTTCAAATCAGATTTTATGGCGAATGTACATAATTTACGGTATGGCCATCGGGGGATTGATTTAGGTCTCGGATGGGGGTATCATCTGAAATTTACGCTATATCATGGATTAGGGTTACCCTATGTATTGGCTGCAGGTATCGGACTTGCCTATGCACTTTGGAAACGAACCGCAGTCGATTATATCCTAGTTATCCAAACAATATGTTATTATGTTTGGATTAGTAGCGGAAAGACCGTTTTTGTTCGATATCTTATTCCATTAATGCCGTTAATAGCCATATTAACCGCGCGGTGGATTAGTGAAATGGTTACAGAGTTCTCGTTGCGAAAACCGATTATGAATTATGGCAGCTCGACTTTAGTTAGTCTTATTATTCTTTCCGGCTCAATATATAATCTTAGCTATTTTGATTATCTGCTACAGCAAAAAGACACCCGGACATTAGCCCGCGAATGGATTCAAGCGACGATACCACCGCAGACTAAAATTGCTATGGACGGATGGCAGGGGAAACCGCAATTAAATGAAACTGAATATCAGTTAGTTTATATCGGAATGCCTGATAACAAAAAAGATTGGGTGCAACCGAAGTATATTGACGAGTTAATCTATGGATATAATGTTGAGATTTTAGTAATAGATTACCATCCATTACCCTATTCTACTCCACCGCACTATTTACAGGGATATCAGCCAGGACGGTTACTTGCGAATATAGCGCCGGTTACACCGGAACTGAGCGGATTCGGACGAGCAGTATTTGATATGCAGGATGCCTTTTACATTCCGTATGGGAATTTTGCCGGATATCGCCGTGGTGGTCCTTGGATTCGAATCTATGATATAACTCGCTAG